The Neisseria yangbaofengii genome contains a region encoding:
- the acnD gene encoding Fe/S-dependent 2-methylisocitrate dehydratase AcnD, which translates to MSSQIYKKPLPDTNLEYFDARQACEDIQAGSYDKLPYTSRILAENLINRAENVPLETLQSWLKQLIENKQELDFPWYPARVVCHDILGQTALVDLAGLRDAIAEKGGDPSKVNPVVQTQLIVDHSLAVECGGYDPDAFRKNREIEDRRNEDRFHFINWTKTAFENVDVIPAGNGIMHQINLEKMSPVVQVKNGIAFPDTCVGTDSHTPHVDALGVISVGVGGLEAETVMLGRASMMRLPDIVGVELTGKRQAGITATDIVLALTEFLRKERVVGAFVEFFGEGARSLSIGDRATISNMTPEFGATAALFSIDEQTIDYLKLTGRDDAQVKLVETYAKTAGLWADDLKTARYPRVLTFDLSSVTRNMAGPSNPHARFATADLAAKGLAQPYEIPADGKMPDGAVIIAAITSCTNTSNPRNVVAAALLARNANRLGLSRKPWVKTSFAPGSKVAEIYLKEAGLLSEMEQLGFGIVAFACTTCNGMSGALDPNIQQEIIDRDLYATAVLSGNRNFDGRIHPYAKQAFLASPPLVVAYAIAGSIRFDIENDVLGISDGKEIRLKDIWPSDEEIDEIVARYVKPQQFRDVYIPMFDTGEAEKAPSPLYDWRPMSTYIRRPPYWEGALAGERTLKGMRPLAILPDNITTDHLSPSNAILPTSAAGEYLAKMGLPEEDFNSYATHRGDHLTAQRATFANPKLFNEMVKNEDGTTRQGSLARVEPEGKVMRMWEAIETYMNRKQPLIIVAGADYGQGSSRDWAAKGVRLAGVEAIVAEGFERIHRTNLIGMGVLPLQFKEGTNRHTLKLDGTETYDVIGTREPRSDLTLVIHRQNGETEEVAVTCRLDTAEEVLIYEAGGVLQRFAQDFLEGNAA; encoded by the coding sequence ATGTCTAGCCAAATCTATAAAAAACCGTTACCCGATACCAATCTGGAATATTTCGATGCCCGCCAAGCCTGCGAAGATATTCAGGCGGGTTCTTATGACAAGCTGCCTTATACAAGCCGTATTCTGGCGGAAAACCTGATTAACCGTGCCGAAAACGTGCCGCTGGAAACTTTGCAGTCATGGCTGAAGCAGCTGATTGAAAACAAACAGGAACTGGATTTTCCGTGGTATCCCGCACGTGTGGTGTGCCACGATATTTTGGGGCAGACGGCATTGGTCGATTTGGCAGGGCTGCGTGATGCGATTGCCGAAAAAGGCGGCGATCCGAGCAAAGTCAATCCGGTGGTGCAAACCCAGCTGATTGTCGATCACTCATTGGCGGTGGAATGCGGCGGTTACGACCCCGACGCTTTTCGCAAAAACCGTGAAATCGAAGACCGCCGCAACGAAGACCGTTTCCACTTTATCAACTGGACGAAAACCGCTTTTGAAAATGTGGACGTGATTCCCGCAGGCAACGGCATTATGCACCAAATCAATCTGGAAAAAATGTCGCCCGTGGTTCAGGTGAAAAACGGCATTGCTTTCCCCGATACCTGTGTCGGTACCGACAGCCATACGCCGCATGTGGACGCTTTGGGCGTGATTTCGGTGGGCGTGGGCGGTTTGGAAGCGGAAACCGTGATGCTGGGGCGGGCTTCGATGATGCGCCTGCCCGATATTGTCGGCGTAGAATTGACCGGCAAACGCCAAGCGGGTATTACCGCCACCGATATTGTGTTGGCGCTGACCGAATTTCTGCGTAAAGAACGGGTAGTCGGTGCATTTGTCGAATTTTTCGGCGAAGGCGCACGCAGCCTGTCTATCGGCGACCGAGCCACGATTTCCAACATGACCCCTGAATTCGGTGCAACCGCCGCCTTATTTTCGATTGACGAACAAACCATTGATTATTTGAAACTGACCGGCCGTGATGATGCGCAAGTCAAATTGGTGGAAACCTACGCCAAAACCGCAGGTCTGTGGGCCGATGATTTGAAAACCGCCCGCTATCCCCGTGTTCTGACCTTCGATTTATCGTCTGTTACCCGCAATATGGCGGGGCCGAGTAATCCGCACGCCCGTTTTGCTACCGCTGATTTGGCGGCCAAAGGTTTGGCACAGCCTTATGAAATTCCGGCCGACGGCAAAATGCCCGACGGTGCAGTGATTATTGCGGCGATTACCTCGTGTACCAACACGTCCAACCCGCGCAACGTAGTGGCCGCCGCCTTGCTGGCACGCAATGCCAACCGTTTGGGCTTGAGCCGTAAACCATGGGTGAAAACCTCGTTTGCTCCCGGCTCGAAAGTGGCGGAAATCTATTTGAAAGAAGCGGGCTTGTTGTCGGAAATGGAACAACTCGGTTTCGGTATTGTGGCCTTTGCCTGTACCACCTGCAACGGCATGTCGGGCGCACTCGATCCGAACATCCAACAGGAAATCATCGACCGTGATTTGTATGCCACGGCCGTATTGTCGGGCAACCGCAACTTTGACGGCCGTATCCATCCGTATGCCAAACAGGCGTTTTTGGCATCGCCGCCTTTAGTGGTGGCGTATGCGATTGCCGGTTCGATTCGTTTCGACATTGAAAACGATGTGCTGGGCATTTCAGACGGCAAAGAAATTCGTTTGAAAGACATTTGGCCGAGCGATGAAGAAATTGATGAAATCGTTGCCCGATATGTGAAACCGCAGCAGTTCCGTGATGTGTATATCCCGATGTTTGACACCGGCGAAGCAGAAAAAGCACCGTCGCCGCTGTATGACTGGCGGCCGATGTCCACCTATATCCGCCGTCCGCCGTATTGGGAAGGCGCATTGGCCGGTGAGCGGACATTAAAAGGTATGCGTCCGCTGGCGATTTTGCCCGACAACATTACCACCGATCATCTTTCGCCAAGTAATGCCATTCTGCCGACCAGTGCCGCCGGTGAATATCTTGCGAAAATGGGGCTGCCCGAAGAAGATTTTAACTCTTACGCCACCCACCGCGGCGATCACCTGACCGCCCAACGTGCCACGTTTGCCAATCCTAAGTTATTCAATGAAATGGTGAAAAACGAAGACGGCACCACCCGACAAGGTTCGCTGGCAAGGGTTGAACCCGAAGGCAAAGTGATGCGCATGTGGGAAGCGATTGAAACCTATATGAACCGCAAACAGCCGCTGATTATCGTGGCGGGCGCAGATTACGGGCAAGGTTCGAGCCGCGACTGGGCGGCAAAAGGCGTACGCTTGGCGGGCGTAGAGGCGATTGTGGCCGAAGGCTTCGAGCGTATCCACCGTACCAACCTGATCGGCATGGGTGTGTTACCGCTGCAATTCAAAGAAGGCACCAACCGCCACACGCTGAAGCTGGACGGCACGGAAACTTATGATGTCATCGGCACACGCGAACCGCGCAGCGATTTGACTTTGGTGATTCACCGTCAAAACGGCGAAACAGAGGAAGTGGCGGTTACCTGCCGCTTGGATACTGCCGAAGAAGTATTGATTTACGAAGCCGGCGGTGTGCTGCAACGCTTTGCACAAGACTTCTTGGAAGGTAACGCCGCATAA
- the prpF gene encoding 2-methylaconitate cis-trans isomerase PrpF translates to MPQIKIPAIYYRGGTSKGVFFKRTDLPEAAQQAGEARDKILLRVLGSPDPYGKQIDGLGNASSSTSKAVILDKSERAGHDVDYLFGQVSIDKPFVDWSGNCGNLTAAVGAFAISQGLVDPAKVPSDGICTVNIWQQNIGKTIIAHVPMQNGEVLETGGFELDGVTFPAAEVQIEFLDPADGEGSMFPTGNVVDDLDVPNIGTFKATMINAGIPTIFLNAADLGYTGTELQDDINNDPAALEKLETIRAYGAVKMGLIQDVAEAATRAHTPKVAFVAPPADYTASGGKAIKAGDIDLLVRAMSMGKLHHAMMGTASVAIATAAAVEGSLVNLAAGGGKRDAVRFGHPSGTLRVGASAELVEGQWIATKAVMSRSARVIMEGRVRVPDDTF, encoded by the coding sequence ATGCCGCAAATAAAAATCCCGGCCATCTACTACCGCGGCGGCACATCCAAAGGCGTATTTTTCAAACGCACCGATTTACCCGAAGCCGCGCAACAGGCAGGCGAAGCGCGCGATAAAATCCTGTTGCGCGTGTTAGGCAGCCCGGACCCTTACGGAAAACAAATCGACGGTTTGGGCAATGCCAGCTCGTCCACCAGCAAGGCCGTGATTTTGGATAAATCCGAACGCGCCGGCCACGATGTCGATTATCTGTTCGGCCAAGTGTCGATTGACAAACCGTTTGTCGATTGGAGCGGCAACTGCGGTAACCTCACCGCTGCCGTGGGCGCATTCGCCATTTCGCAAGGTCTGGTTGACCCGGCCAAAGTCCCTTCGGACGGCATTTGTACCGTCAATATCTGGCAGCAAAACATCGGCAAAACCATCATTGCCCATGTGCCGATGCAAAACGGCGAGGTATTGGAAACCGGCGGTTTCGAACTCGACGGCGTGACCTTTCCGGCCGCCGAAGTACAAATCGAATTTCTTGACCCTGCCGACGGCGAAGGCAGCATGTTCCCGACCGGCAATGTAGTGGACGATTTAGACGTACCGAATATCGGCACCTTCAAAGCCACCATGATTAATGCCGGCATTCCGACCATTTTCCTGAACGCCGCCGATTTGGGCTACACCGGCACCGAATTGCAGGACGACATCAACAACGATCCGGCCGCTTTGGAAAAACTGGAAACCATCCGCGCATACGGCGCCGTCAAAATGGGCTTGATTCAAGACGTGGCCGAAGCTGCCACCCGAGCGCATACGCCGAAAGTAGCTTTTGTCGCGCCTCCGGCCGATTACACCGCATCCGGCGGCAAAGCCATCAAAGCAGGCGACATTGATTTGCTGGTGCGCGCCATGAGCATGGGCAAACTGCACCACGCCATGATGGGCACGGCTTCCGTTGCCATCGCCACCGCAGCCGCCGTCGAAGGCAGTTTGGTGAATTTGGCAGCAGGCGGCGGTAAACGTGATGCCGTGCGCTTCGGTCATCCGTCCGGTACTTTGCGTGTAGGTGCATCGGCCGAGTTGGTTGAAGGCCAATGGATTGCCACCAAAGCCGTGATGAGCCGCAGCGCCCGCGTGATTATGGAAGGCCGGGTGCGTGTGCCGGATGATACGTTTTAA
- a CDS encoding L-threonylcarbamoyladenylate synthase: protein MAQFFAIHPDNPQDRLIKQAADIVRNGGVIVYPTDSCYALGCQLGDKNAMEKILQIRKIDQKHHLTLMCGDLSELGTYAKVDNSQFRQLKAATPGSYTFILEATKEVPNRTMHPKRKTIGLRVPDNKIALALLQELGEPLLSCTLMLPEDDEPLTDPYEIRDRLEHSVDLVIDGGWCGTEPTTVIDMTDGTELLREGKGDKGLFGL from the coding sequence ATGGCACAATTTTTCGCCATCCATCCCGACAATCCGCAAGACCGCCTGATTAAGCAAGCCGCCGACATCGTGCGCAATGGCGGCGTGATTGTTTACCCCACCGATTCCTGCTACGCGCTGGGTTGCCAATTGGGCGACAAAAACGCAATGGAAAAAATCCTGCAGATCCGCAAAATCGACCAAAAACACCACCTGACCTTGATGTGCGGCGACTTGAGCGAATTAGGCACTTATGCCAAAGTGGACAACAGCCAGTTCCGCCAACTCAAAGCGGCCACGCCGGGTAGCTACACCTTTATTTTGGAAGCTACCAAAGAAGTACCTAACCGCACCATGCACCCGAAACGAAAAACCATCGGCCTGCGTGTACCCGACAACAAAATCGCCTTGGCTTTGCTGCAAGAATTGGGCGAACCTTTGTTAAGCTGCACCTTAATGCTGCCCGAAGACGACGAACCGTTGACAGACCCTTACGAAATCCGCGACCGTTTGGAACACAGCGTCGATTTGGTGATTGACGGCGGCTGGTGCGGCACCGAGCCGACCACCGTGATTGACATGACCGACGGCACGGAATTGCTTCGTGAAGGCAAGGGCGATAAGGGTTTGTTTGGGTTGTAA
- a CDS encoding aspartate/glutamate racemase family protein: MKTLGIIGGMSPESTVIYYQEINRLVNQKAGGNHSAPMVMLSVDFEEIVRLQKSGAWQETGGILAEAAVKLESIGAQGILLATNTMHKNAAEIQAAVKIPFLHILDATAEVIKAQGIKKAGVLGTAFTMQDAFYRDGLKQRGVEMVVPDGQAQAEVHRIIFEELCLGKILPESRDFYLDTVQYLAEQGAEGVILGCTEIGLLIRQGDHELPFFDTAALHAQAAADFVLRT; encoded by the coding sequence ATGAAAACCTTAGGCATTATCGGCGGTATGTCGCCCGAAAGTACGGTGATTTACTATCAGGAAATCAATCGCTTGGTGAATCAGAAAGCAGGTGGCAATCATTCTGCGCCGATGGTGATGCTGAGTGTCGATTTTGAAGAAATCGTACGGCTCCAGAAAAGCGGCGCATGGCAGGAAACGGGCGGAATTCTGGCAGAAGCGGCGGTTAAGCTCGAAAGCATTGGTGCGCAAGGAATTTTGTTGGCAACCAATACCATGCACAAAAATGCGGCCGAAATTCAGGCAGCCGTGAAAATACCGTTTTTACACATACTCGATGCCACTGCTGAAGTGATTAAGGCACAGGGCATTAAAAAGGCAGGCGTTTTGGGAACGGCATTTACTATGCAGGATGCGTTTTACAGAGACGGCCTCAAGCAGCGTGGCGTAGAGATGGTGGTTCCTGATGGGCAGGCACAAGCGGAAGTCCACCGCATTATTTTTGAAGAACTGTGTTTGGGGAAAATTCTGCCCGAAAGCCGTGATTTTTATTTGGATACTGTGCAGTATTTGGCTGAACAGGGAGCGGAAGGTGTGATTTTAGGCTGCACTGAAATCGGCCTTTTGATTCGCCAAGGTGATCATGAGTTACCGTTTTTCGATACTGCGGCGTTGCATGCGCAAGCGGCGGCAGATTTTGTATTAAGAACGTAA
- a CDS encoding site-2 protease family protein — protein sequence MFQNFDLGIFLLAVLPVLLAITVHEAAHGYAARYWGDHTAEQMGRLTLNPLAHIDPIGTVVVPAVLFFTTGFMFGWAKPVPVIPRNFRDVRLGMRTVAIAGPLSNLVMAFGWGLVAVAAVYAPESYQLPMSKMAQYGISINAVLFVLNMLPVPPLDGSRFVDSFLPAKQSMQYRKLEPYGTWIILILLMTGVLWSVIGPMVNFIMSLVAGFVGLII from the coding sequence ATGTTTCAGAATTTTGATTTAGGCATTTTTTTACTGGCGGTGCTGCCGGTGTTGCTGGCGATTACGGTGCACGAAGCGGCGCACGGCTATGCGGCGCGGTATTGGGGCGACCATACCGCCGAGCAAATGGGCAGGCTGACGCTGAATCCGTTAGCGCACATCGATCCGATTGGCACGGTTGTAGTGCCGGCGGTATTGTTTTTTACCACCGGTTTTATGTTCGGCTGGGCGAAACCGGTGCCGGTGATTCCGCGCAATTTCCGTGATGTGCGCTTGGGTATGCGCACGGTGGCAATTGCCGGGCCGTTGTCGAACCTGGTGATGGCGTTCGGTTGGGGATTGGTGGCGGTGGCGGCTGTGTATGCGCCTGAATCGTATCAGCTTCCGATGTCAAAAATGGCGCAATACGGTATTTCGATTAATGCGGTGTTGTTTGTGCTGAATATGCTGCCGGTGCCGCCTTTGGACGGTAGCCGCTTTGTCGATAGTTTCTTACCGGCAAAGCAATCCATGCAATACCGAAAGCTCGAGCCTTACGGCACATGGATTATTCTGATTCTGTTGATGACAGGCGTGTTGTGGTCGGTGATCGGGCCGATGGTGAATTTTATTATGTCGTTGGTAGCAGGATTTGTCGGGTTGATTATATAA
- a CDS encoding DUF1289 domain-containing protein, with translation MQQPDFFTIPSPCTGVCEANAKGYCKGCLRSREERLYWQQMSDDQKHQVMRLLSMRKNKIRNRKLDLLAPADASSAEQIGFDF, from the coding sequence ATGCAACAGCCCGACTTTTTCACTATTCCCAGCCCGTGTACCGGCGTATGCGAAGCCAATGCCAAAGGCTATTGCAAAGGCTGTTTGCGCAGTCGTGAAGAACGGCTCTATTGGCAGCAGATGAGCGACGACCAAAAACACCAAGTCATGCGTTTGTTGAGTATGCGCAAAAACAAAATCCGCAACCGCAAACTCGACTTACTCGCCCCTGCCGATGCTTCTTCTGCCGAACAAATCGGTTTCGATTTTTAA
- the hemN gene encoding oxygen-independent coproporphyrinogen III oxidase → MKIISIKNNDIPEFDRDLIAKLPASGPRYTSYPTADRFHDGFREAEYTHALHLRGLGALNKPLSLYIHIPFCNTICYYCGCNKIITKDKTRADAYIEYLEREMELLAPHLNGRHQLAQLHFGGGTPTFLNDGQLERVFEMIRKHFQLIPNGEYSIEIDPRKVSRETVHKLGKLGFNRMSVGIQDFDPKVQEAVNRIQSFEETKEVIDAAREAGFKSVSVDLIYGLPHQSVESMKATIDTVLSLDPDRLALYHYAHLPHIFKPQRRIDTNAVPGSEEKLDMLQYCVQTLTGRGYVFIGMDHFAKPDDELSIALKEGWLQRNFQGYSTYADCDLVAIGVSSIGKIGSTYAQNERGIEAYYAAIDEGRLPIMRGYQLNQDDLLRRNIIQDLMCRFSLDFQIYESVFGIPFHQYFADELADLQNLAELGLLRLKPHGLTVTPKGRFLIRNIAMVFDYHLRHKETTAKYSQTV, encoded by the coding sequence ATGAAAATAATCTCAATAAAAAACAACGATATACCAGAGTTTGACCGCGACTTGATTGCCAAACTTCCGGCAAGTGGCCCACGCTATACTTCTTACCCTACTGCCGACCGCTTCCACGATGGCTTTCGCGAAGCCGAATACACCCATGCACTGCACTTACGCGGTTTGGGCGCGCTCAACAAGCCTTTATCGCTTTATATTCACATTCCGTTTTGCAATACCATCTGCTATTACTGCGGCTGCAACAAAATCATCACCAAGGATAAAACCCGTGCCGATGCTTATATTGAGTATCTCGAGCGTGAAATGGAGCTGCTCGCCCCTCATCTCAACGGCCGCCATCAATTAGCCCAACTTCACTTCGGCGGCGGCACCCCGACCTTCTTGAACGACGGCCAACTCGAACGCGTGTTTGAGATGATTCGCAAACATTTCCAACTCATACCCAACGGCGAATATTCCATCGAAATCGACCCGCGCAAAGTCAGCCGCGAAACAGTACACAAACTCGGCAAGCTCGGTTTCAACCGCATGAGCGTGGGCATTCAGGATTTCGATCCGAAGGTGCAAGAAGCGGTGAACCGCATTCAAAGCTTTGAAGAAACCAAAGAAGTGATTGATGCCGCCCGCGAAGCCGGCTTCAAATCTGTCAGCGTCGATTTGATTTACGGCTTGCCGCATCAATCGGTAGAGAGTATGAAAGCCACCATTGATACCGTGCTCAGCCTCGATCCCGACCGCTTGGCACTGTATCACTATGCCCACCTGCCGCATATTTTCAAACCACAGCGCCGCATCGACACCAATGCCGTACCGGGCAGTGAAGAAAAGCTCGACATGCTGCAATACTGCGTACAAACCCTGACCGGCCGCGGCTATGTGTTTATCGGCATGGATCACTTTGCCAAACCTGACGACGAGCTTTCTATCGCCCTGAAAGAAGGCTGGTTGCAACGCAATTTCCAAGGCTACTCAACCTATGCCGATTGCGATTTGGTGGCCATCGGGGTTTCCAGTATCGGCAAAATCGGCAGCACTTATGCCCAAAACGAGCGCGGCATCGAAGCCTATTACGCCGCCATCGATGAAGGCCGGTTGCCGATTATGCGCGGCTATCAGTTGAACCAAGACGACTTATTGCGCCGCAACATCATTCAAGATTTGATGTGCCGCTTTTCATTGGATTTCCAAATTTACGAAAGCGTGTTCGGCATTCCGTTTCACCAATATTTTGCTGATGAATTGGCCGACTTGCAGAATCTGGCCGAACTGGGCTTGCTACGCTTGAAGCCTCACGGGCTGACCGTTACCCCGAAAGGCCGTTTCCTGATCCGCAATATTGCCATGGTATTCGACTACCATTTGCGCCACAAAGAAACCACGGCGAAATATTCGCAAACCGTGTAA
- the fnr gene encoding fumarate/nitrate reduction transcriptional regulator Fnr: protein MATHNSTHQLKALCSTCSLRELCLPVGLLPNEFSQLDAVIRQSRRLKKGEYLFRAGEPFTSLFAIRAGFFKTTVASQDGRDQVTGFFMSGELIGMDGICSHVHSCDAVALEDSEVCELPFAHMEELGQNIPSLQTHFFRLMSREIVRDQGVMLLLGNMRAEERLAAFLLNLSNRLYSRGFAANDFILRMSREEIGSYLGLKLETVSRTLSKFHHEGLIEVEHKHIKILDSQALKKMVSGCAHAV from the coding sequence ATGGCCACACACAATTCTACACATCAATTGAAAGCATTGTGTTCGACGTGTTCTTTGCGTGAACTTTGTTTGCCGGTTGGTTTGTTGCCTAACGAATTTTCCCAATTGGATGCCGTGATCCGTCAGAGCCGCCGTCTGAAAAAAGGCGAATATCTGTTCCGTGCCGGTGAGCCGTTTACTTCTTTGTTTGCCATTCGCGCCGGTTTCTTTAAAACCACAGTGGCGAGTCAAGACGGGCGTGACCAGGTGACCGGCTTCTTTATGTCGGGCGAGCTGATTGGTATGGACGGCATTTGTTCGCATGTCCACAGCTGTGATGCCGTAGCCTTGGAAGATAGTGAAGTGTGTGAATTGCCGTTTGCACACATGGAGGAGTTAGGTCAAAACATTCCGAGCCTGCAAACACACTTTTTCCGCTTGATGAGCCGCGAAATCGTGCGCGATCAAGGCGTAATGTTGTTGTTAGGCAATATGCGTGCCGAAGAGCGTTTGGCCGCGTTTTTGTTGAATTTGTCGAATCGTTTGTATTCGCGTGGTTTTGCCGCCAATGATTTCATTTTGCGTATGTCGCGTGAAGAAATCGGCAGCTATTTGGGCTTGAAACTGGAAACAGTCAGCCGCACACTGTCGAAGTTCCATCACGAAGGCTTGATTGAAGTGGAACACAAACACATTAAGATTCTTGATTCACAGGCTTTGAAAAAAATGGTATCCGGTTGTGCGCATGCCGTGTAA
- a CDS encoding CysB family HTH-type transcriptional regulator yields MKLQQLRYALEVYRHNLNVSEAADALFTSQPGISKQIRLLEEELGIQIFIRSGKRVVSVSQPGKAVLEISERILRDVQNIKNIGSEFTGHDSGALTIATTHTQARYALPHIVADFVKHYPKVNLTIKQGSPSAIAQMVSNGEADIAIITEKLDDHPELRKLNCYDWNHAVVVPKNHPLLDCRNPLSIEDLAGFPLITYEFAFHSGSSIARAFAKAKLEQPEVALAAADTDVLKTYVKLGLGAGLMAKMAYDPQADQDLELIDVAHLFEPSPTWIAIRSDTYLRGYTYDFIEMFAPHLNRETIDRILYAPIVEDFSI; encoded by the coding sequence ATGAAATTACAACAGTTACGCTACGCGCTCGAAGTTTACCGCCATAATCTGAATGTTTCCGAAGCAGCCGACGCGCTGTTTACTTCCCAACCGGGAATTTCCAAACAAATCCGATTATTGGAAGAAGAACTGGGCATTCAGATTTTCATCCGCAGCGGCAAGCGTGTGGTCTCGGTTTCGCAGCCAGGTAAAGCAGTGTTGGAAATTTCCGAGCGTATTTTGCGGGATGTGCAAAACATCAAAAATATCGGCAGTGAGTTTACCGGCCATGACAGCGGCGCACTCACCATCGCCACCACTCACACACAGGCGCGCTATGCCCTGCCACATATTGTGGCTGACTTTGTGAAACATTATCCCAAGGTTAATCTTACTATCAAACAAGGCAGCCCTTCGGCGATTGCGCAAATGGTCAGCAACGGCGAAGCCGACATCGCCATCATTACCGAGAAGCTCGACGATCACCCTGAATTGCGCAAACTCAACTGCTACGACTGGAATCATGCGGTGGTGGTGCCGAAAAACCATCCTTTGCTCGATTGTAGAAATCCGCTCAGCATTGAAGATTTGGCCGGCTTCCCGTTGATTACTTATGAATTCGCCTTCCATTCCGGCAGCAGTATTGCACGCGCTTTTGCCAAAGCCAAGCTGGAGCAGCCGGAAGTCGCTTTGGCCGCAGCTGATACCGATGTACTGAAAACATATGTCAAACTGGGCTTGGGTGCGGGCTTGATGGCGAAAATGGCTTATGACCCGCAAGCCGATCAGGATTTAGAATTGATTGATGTTGCTCATTTGTTCGAGCCGTCGCCAACTTGGATTGCTATCCGTTCCGATACTTATTTGCGCGGCTATACTTATGACTTTATCGAAATGTTCGCACCGCATTTAAACCGCGAGACCATCGACCGCATCTTGTATGCACCGATTGTGGAAGACTTCTCTATTTAA
- a CDS encoding OmpA family protein encodes MTKQLKLSALFVALVASGTAMASEAHTKHGYTVSSKSQEVVRNSYGECWKNTYFDKATQGRVECGDAVAKVEEPEYADETVSLSAKTLFGFDKDVLRPEAQENLNALAQRLSNSNVQTVRVEGHTDFMGSEQYNQALSERRANVVANYLVNRGVASNKISAVGLGESQTQMTATCEAEVANLGKKVSKAKRRAALIACIEPDRRVDVKIRSVVTKQIAPGTVQGERPAVDDGWIPSPHSRVHGYTKP; translated from the coding sequence ATGACCAAACAGCTGAAATTAAGCGCATTGTTCGTTGCCTTGGTGGCTTCTGGCACCGCAATGGCAAGTGAAGCGCATACCAAACACGGTTACACCGTAAGCAGCAAATCTCAAGAAGTCGTGCGCAACAGCTACGGCGAGTGCTGGAAAAACACTTACTTCGACAAAGCCACTCAAGGCCGTGTTGAATGTGGTGATGCCGTTGCTAAAGTTGAAGAGCCGGAATACGCTGATGAAACTGTTTCATTGTCTGCTAAGACTTTGTTCGGCTTTGATAAAGACGTCTTGCGTCCTGAAGCTCAAGAAAACCTGAACGCTTTGGCCCAACGCCTGAGCAACAGCAACGTACAAACCGTACGTGTTGAAGGCCACACTGACTTTATGGGTTCTGAGCAATACAACCAAGCATTGTCTGAGCGTCGTGCTAATGTCGTGGCTAACTACTTGGTTAACCGCGGTGTTGCTTCTAACAAAATCTCTGCTGTAGGTTTGGGCGAATCTCAAACTCAAATGACTGCAACTTGTGAAGCCGAAGTAGCTAACTTGGGTAAAAAAGTTTCTAAAGCGAAACGTCGTGCTGCTCTGATTGCATGTATCGAACCGGATCGTCGCGTTGATGTGAAAATCCGTAGTGTGGTAACTAAGCAAATTGCTCCTGGTACTGTACAAGGTGAACGTCCTGCTGTTGATGATGGTTGGATCCCTTCTCCACACAGCCGTGTACATGGCTACACCAAACCTTAA